From the Myxococcales bacterium genome, one window contains:
- the uvrC gene encoding excinuclease ABC subunit UvrC gives MMDPRAAHFDELLARLPTDPGVYVMKDAGGKVIYVGKAKNLRVRVRQYFRPGGDERYFVAAGFLGKVLHDVETMVVTDEKEALLLENHLIKKHQPRFNVKLRDDKQYLVLRVRPPATTPGAPPHRQFPRVEVARNIKDDGARYFGPYHSATSCRETLRVLNRHFQLRTCTDHVLEHRGRVCLQYQIKRCSGPCALPVEPRAYAEQVDDVVLFLEGRDRELVGRLRERMAARAAAEDFEVAAKLRDSVAAVEKTVSRQTIVQDDFVDQDVFGLHREGDAAELTVLFVRAGKLVGKRSVGHKDQELPDAEILAAFVQQYYATGTYIPDEVVVPVPLDDAEVLAEWLGAARGKKVRLVWPQRGTRTRLIELAEKNAAAAMTARRDKGADAEATLAKLRERLGLRRLPQRIECFDIAHVSGTDTVASMVTFVDGLPAKQLYRTFKIKTAGNDDFASMYEVLSRRFKRSQGGDDPAWAVPDLLVIDGGKGQLAMAVAALRDLGIALDGDAAALDVIALAKERELAAGDMPDRVFVRGVKDPLALRANTAELYLLARLRDEAHRFANTFHRERRGKAALRSSLDEIPGIGASRRQALLRHFGTVAAIAAASVEELARAPGMNKKAAAAVSAHFAAAPAEAAVAPDGPAVAPDGPAVAPDDGA, from the coding sequence ATGATGGACCCGCGCGCCGCGCACTTCGACGAGCTCCTCGCGCGCCTGCCGACGGACCCGGGCGTCTACGTCATGAAGGACGCGGGCGGCAAGGTGATCTACGTCGGCAAGGCCAAGAACCTGCGCGTGCGCGTGCGCCAGTACTTCCGGCCGGGCGGCGACGAGCGCTACTTCGTCGCGGCCGGGTTCCTGGGCAAGGTGCTCCACGACGTCGAGACCATGGTGGTCACCGACGAGAAGGAGGCGCTGCTCCTCGAGAACCACCTGATCAAGAAGCACCAGCCGCGCTTCAACGTGAAGCTGCGCGACGACAAGCAGTACCTGGTGCTGCGGGTGCGGCCGCCGGCCACCACGCCCGGCGCGCCGCCGCACCGCCAGTTCCCGCGGGTCGAGGTGGCGCGCAACATCAAGGACGACGGCGCCCGCTACTTCGGGCCGTACCACTCGGCGACGTCGTGCCGCGAGACCCTGCGCGTGCTCAACCGCCACTTCCAGCTCCGCACCTGCACCGACCACGTCCTCGAGCACCGCGGCCGGGTGTGCCTGCAGTACCAGATCAAGCGCTGCTCGGGCCCGTGCGCGCTGCCGGTCGAGCCGCGGGCGTACGCCGAGCAGGTCGACGACGTCGTGCTGTTCCTCGAGGGCCGCGACCGCGAGCTGGTCGGGCGCCTGCGCGAGCGCATGGCCGCGCGGGCCGCGGCCGAGGACTTCGAGGTCGCGGCCAAGCTGCGCGACTCGGTCGCCGCGGTCGAGAAGACCGTGTCGCGCCAGACGATCGTCCAGGACGACTTCGTCGACCAGGACGTGTTCGGGTTGCACCGCGAGGGCGACGCCGCCGAGCTGACCGTGCTGTTCGTGCGCGCCGGCAAGCTGGTCGGCAAGCGCTCGGTCGGGCACAAGGACCAGGAGCTGCCCGACGCCGAGATCCTGGCCGCGTTCGTGCAGCAGTACTACGCGACGGGCACGTACATCCCCGACGAGGTCGTCGTGCCGGTGCCGCTCGACGACGCCGAGGTGCTGGCCGAGTGGCTGGGCGCGGCCCGCGGCAAGAAGGTGCGGCTGGTCTGGCCCCAGCGCGGCACCCGCACGCGCCTGATCGAGCTGGCCGAGAAGAACGCCGCGGCGGCGATGACCGCGCGCCGTGACAAGGGCGCCGACGCCGAGGCCACGCTCGCGAAGCTGCGCGAGCGCCTGGGCCTGCGCCGGCTGCCGCAGCGGATCGAGTGCTTCGACATCGCCCACGTCTCCGGCACCGACACGGTCGCGTCGATGGTGACGTTCGTCGACGGGCTGCCGGCCAAGCAGCTCTACCGCACGTTCAAGATCAAGACCGCCGGCAACGACGACTTCGCGTCGATGTACGAGGTGCTGTCGCGCCGGTTCAAGCGATCCCAGGGCGGCGACGATCCGGCCTGGGCGGTGCCCGACCTGCTGGTGATCGACGGCGGCAAGGGCCAGCTCGCGATGGCGGTGGCGGCGCTGCGCGACCTCGGCATCGCGCTCGACGGCGACGCCGCGGCGCTCGACGTGATCGCGCTGGCCAAGGAGCGCGAGCTCGCCGCCGGCGACATGCCCGACCGCGTGTTCGTGCGCGGGGTCAAGGACCCGCTGGCGCTGCGGGCCAACACCGCCGAGCTGTACCTGCTGGCGCGGCTGCGCGACGAGGCCCACCGCTTCGCCAACACGTTCCACCGCGAGCGCCGCGGCAAGGCGGCGCTGCGCAGCTCGCTCGACGAGATCCCCGGCATCGGCGCGAGCCGGCGCCAGGCGCTCCTGCGGCACTTCGGCACCGTCGCGGCGATCGCCGCGGCCTCGGTCGAGGAGCTGGCGCGCGCGCCCGGCATGAACAAGAAGGCCGCGGCCGCGGTGTCCGCGCACTTCGCGGCCGCGCCGGCCGAGGCGGCGGTGGCGCCCGACGGGCCCGCGGTGGCGCCCGACGGGCCCGCGGTGGCGCCCGACGACGGCGCGTGA
- a CDS encoding site-2 protease family protein, which translates to MIYFGAILALGMLIIVHEAGHFFVARWCGMRVERFSIGFGPAIAKWRSKKGTQFQLAPIPFGGFVEIKGMNIAEDVDPDDREAYPNRPVWQRIATIFAGPGTNYLTAVVMAFGIYSCAGIPGWADHYKVSAVDPKAPAHGILQPGDVIVEANGQPLKLRGAGPDDKPLAVLTNDAKGVPMKLVVERKGQRVPLEVPTAEVEVKNAAGETIKVWRMGIALETRGEVGVGTAAVEAVRYPWVQTKQIVGGLYAAIRGEAKVTVTGPVGIFNEFSGAFGSGLIYGLELLMMLNVYLGLFNLLPLPALDGGRLAFLGYELVTRRRANPRVEMTVTMVGVLFLIVLMVFVTFKDIAHL; encoded by the coding sequence ATGATCTACTTCGGCGCGATCCTCGCGCTCGGCATGCTCATCATCGTGCATGAGGCCGGGCACTTCTTCGTCGCGCGCTGGTGCGGCATGCGGGTCGAGCGCTTCTCGATCGGGTTCGGCCCGGCGATCGCCAAGTGGCGGTCCAAGAAGGGGACGCAGTTCCAGCTCGCGCCCATCCCGTTCGGCGGCTTCGTCGAGATCAAGGGGATGAACATCGCCGAGGACGTCGACCCCGACGACCGCGAGGCCTACCCCAACCGACCGGTGTGGCAGCGCATCGCGACCATCTTCGCCGGGCCGGGCACCAACTACCTCACGGCCGTGGTCATGGCGTTCGGCATCTACAGCTGCGCCGGCATCCCGGGCTGGGCCGATCACTACAAGGTGTCGGCGGTCGATCCCAAGGCGCCGGCCCACGGCATCCTCCAGCCCGGCGACGTGATCGTCGAGGCCAACGGCCAGCCGCTCAAGCTGCGCGGCGCCGGCCCCGACGACAAGCCCCTCGCGGTGCTGACCAACGACGCCAAGGGCGTGCCGATGAAGCTGGTGGTCGAGCGCAAGGGCCAGCGGGTCCCGCTCGAGGTGCCGACCGCGGAGGTCGAGGTCAAGAACGCGGCCGGCGAGACCATCAAGGTCTGGCGCATGGGCATCGCGCTCGAGACCCGCGGCGAGGTCGGCGTCGGCACCGCCGCGGTCGAGGCGGTGCGCTACCCGTGGGTCCAGACCAAGCAGATCGTCGGCGGGCTCTACGCCGCGATCCGCGGCGAGGCCAAGGTCACCGTCACCGGCCCGGTCGGCATCTTCAACGAGTTCTCCGGCGCGTTCGGCTCAGGGCTGATCTACGGCCTCGAGCTCTTGATGATGCTCAACGTCTACCTGGGCCTGTTCAACCTGCTGCCGCTGCCGGCCCTCGACGGCGGTCGCCTGGCCTTCCTCGGCTACGAGCTGGTCACCCGGCGCCGCGCCAACCCGCGGGTCGAGATGACCGTGACCATGGTCGGCGTGCTGTTCCTGATCGTGCTGATGGTGTTCGTCACGTTCAAGGACATCGCGCACCTGTAG
- a CDS encoding glycosyltransferase codes for MSSCYEVSVVLPFGDDEDAIGPAVQRLASELRTLGLSFEILAVDEDSGDNSHAVLALQRARVPELRVIHAPRRGRGADAGAARAQGRVLWIIDPHKVLGPMAGATEAILSVRDGAVDAVVMHDAFIVANRVRALPATTGLRGFRDARQRRLARRLAAGGLRIDVQQVEAASAARPRWFSAFLPRRAPSSTTRPS; via the coding sequence ATGTCGTCCTGCTACGAAGTCTCGGTCGTGCTGCCCTTCGGCGATGACGAGGACGCGATCGGTCCGGCGGTGCAGCGGCTCGCGAGCGAGCTGCGGACCCTGGGCCTGTCCTTCGAGATCCTGGCGGTCGACGAGGACTCCGGCGACAACTCCCACGCGGTGCTCGCGCTCCAGCGCGCCCGCGTGCCCGAGCTGCGCGTCATCCACGCGCCGCGCCGCGGCCGTGGCGCCGACGCCGGCGCCGCCCGCGCCCAGGGCCGGGTGCTGTGGATCATCGATCCGCACAAGGTGCTCGGCCCGATGGCCGGCGCCACCGAGGCGATCCTGTCGGTCCGCGACGGCGCGGTCGACGCGGTCGTGATGCACGACGCGTTCATCGTCGCCAACCGCGTGCGCGCGCTGCCCGCGACCACGGGCCTGCGCGGCTTCCGCGACGCGCGCCAGCGTCGGCTCGCGCGCCGGCTCGCCGCCGGCGGGCTGCGCATCGACGTCCAGCAGGTCGAGGCCGCGAGCGCGGCCCGGCCGCGCTGGTTCTCGGCGTTCTTGCCGCGCCGCGCGCCGTCGTCGACCACGCGCCCGTCGTGA
- a CDS encoding glycosyltransferase, protein MRIGVVTTSYPRWPGDAAGSFVAGHVAYLRGTGAEVEVIAAGDAQIDARWDRAEQVTRVAAPPGLFYAGGAPEALAAGGGRGAVGFTARLSLTVAGRARRWDAVAAHWLAPSAWAALPTRGPLLAIAHGGDVHLLARRRLLGPTLRALALRRGRLACVSPAILDTVAAAWPAARAHAIVSPMGVDDAATAAIVAARAARPTRTTITVVVLARLVPIKGVDVALAALARLPAHVRLRIAGDGPARSALIERAAALGITARVRFDGWLDAAARDRALVDADVVAVPSIATADGRHEGTPLAALEALAAGVPLVVTATGGLSSLALLGAHVVPPGDVDALAAAIEPAARAPIDPVPTLGWSAVGPRLDGHWGR, encoded by the coding sequence ATGCGGATCGGCGTCGTGACGACCTCGTACCCCCGCTGGCCCGGGGATGCGGCCGGGAGCTTCGTCGCTGGACACGTCGCCTACCTGCGCGGCACCGGCGCCGAGGTCGAGGTGATCGCCGCCGGCGACGCCCAGATCGACGCGCGCTGGGATCGCGCCGAGCAGGTGACGCGCGTCGCGGCCCCGCCGGGGCTGTTCTACGCCGGGGGCGCGCCCGAGGCGCTGGCGGCTGGTGGCGGACGCGGCGCGGTCGGGTTCACCGCCCGCCTGAGCCTGACGGTGGCGGGGCGGGCGCGACGCTGGGACGCCGTGGCCGCGCACTGGCTGGCGCCGTCGGCGTGGGCCGCCCTGCCGACCCGCGGGCCGCTCCTGGCCATCGCGCACGGCGGCGACGTGCACCTGCTGGCGCGCCGCCGCTTGCTCGGCCCGACGCTGCGCGCGCTGGCGCTGCGGCGCGGGCGGCTGGCGTGCGTGTCGCCGGCGATCCTCGATACGGTCGCGGCGGCGTGGCCGGCGGCCCGGGCCCACGCGATCGTCTCGCCGATGGGCGTCGACGACGCCGCGACCGCGGCCATCGTGGCCGCGCGCGCCGCGCGGCCGACCCGGACGACGATCACCGTCGTCGTCCTCGCCCGCCTGGTGCCGATCAAGGGCGTCGACGTCGCGCTGGCCGCGCTGGCGCGGCTGCCAGCGCACGTGCGGCTCCGGATCGCGGGCGACGGTCCGGCGAGGTCGGCGCTGATCGAGCGCGCCGCGGCGCTCGGGATCACCGCGCGCGTGCGCTTCGACGGCTGGCTCGACGCGGCGGCGCGCGATCGCGCGCTGGTCGACGCCGACGTGGTCGCGGTGCCGTCGATCGCCACCGCCGATGGCCGCCACGAGGGCACACCGCTGGCCGCGCTCGAGGCCCTGGCCGCGGGCGTGCCGCTGGTGGTCACCGCGACCGGCGGGCTGTCGTCGCTCGCGCTGCTCGGGGCGCACGTCGTGCCGCCGGGGGACGTCGACGCCCTCGCGGCCGCGATCGAGCCCGCCGCGCGCGCGCCGATCGACCCCGTCCCCACGCTCGGCTGGAGCGCGGTAGGGCCGCGGCTCGACGGGCACTGGGGGCGGTAG
- a CDS encoding 3-hydroxyacyl-CoA dehydrogenase family protein, translated as MSELHKIGIVGSGLMGAGIAEVAALAGLPVVLVKATGGDPAAVHARIGAAMAARVAKGKLAAADAEAALTRITVALEETAVAGCDLVIEAIVEDLAAKRALFTRLDTIMDPTAILASNTSTLKIADLSAGLRTRRTLGLHFFSPVPAMNLVEIAHLPDTDADALAACEAFVTRLGKTAVPVLDSTGFVVNRLLVPMLLGAIAAYEQGLAGAEHIDTAMRLGCGHPMGPLALSDLIGLDVVYAMAKLLYKEFGDDRYRPPALLRRLVQAGQLGRKTKVGLYDYASKPPRANLAALATPDRTSIAA; from the coding sequence ATGTCTGAACTGCACAAGATCGGTATCGTCGGCAGCGGGTTGATGGGAGCGGGGATCGCAGAGGTCGCGGCGCTGGCCGGCCTGCCGGTCGTCCTGGTGAAGGCCACCGGGGGCGACCCTGCCGCGGTCCACGCCCGGATCGGCGCGGCGATGGCGGCGCGGGTCGCCAAGGGCAAGCTGGCCGCGGCCGACGCCGAGGCCGCGCTGACCCGCATCACGGTCGCGCTGGAGGAGACCGCGGTGGCCGGGTGCGACCTGGTCATCGAGGCGATCGTCGAGGACCTCGCGGCCAAGCGCGCGCTGTTCACGCGGCTCGACACGATCATGGACCCGACCGCGATCCTGGCGTCGAACACCTCGACCCTGAAGATCGCCGACCTGTCGGCGGGGCTGCGGACGCGCCGCACGCTCGGCCTGCACTTCTTCTCGCCGGTGCCGGCGATGAACCTGGTCGAGATCGCGCACCTGCCCGACACCGACGCCGACGCGCTCGCGGCGTGCGAGGCGTTCGTCACGCGGCTCGGCAAGACCGCGGTGCCGGTGCTCGACTCGACCGGCTTCGTCGTCAACCGCCTGCTGGTGCCGATGCTGCTGGGCGCGATCGCCGCGTACGAGCAGGGCCTCGCCGGCGCCGAGCACATCGACACCGCGATGCGCCTGGGCTGCGGTCATCCGATGGGGCCGCTGGCGCTGTCGGATCTGATCGGCCTCGACGTCGTCTACGCGATGGCGAAGCTGCTCTACAAGGAGTTCGGCGACGACCGCTATCGGCCGCCGGCGCTGCTGCGCCGCCTGGTGCAGGCGGGTCAGCTCGGCCGGAAGACCAAGGTCGGCCTCTACGACTACGCGAGCAAGCCGCCTCGCGCCAACCTGGCGGCGCTGGCGACGCCCGATCGTACGTCGATCGCGGCGTAG